From the genome of Solea senegalensis isolate Sse05_10M linkage group LG21, IFAPA_SoseM_1, whole genome shotgun sequence:
atttgGAACAATGCATAGTTCACGATAAAAACGTATTTATGATGGAATAAATGATTGTGGCTGGGCCACATGAAATGGGCTTAGAGGGCCGCATGTCGTCCGCGGGCCACGAGTTTAAGACCTCTCACTAAGTAACGGCTCGAAAGTGTCTTTCTGCTGTGTACAATTTACAGAGTGTGGGTGTGTTGGTTGTATATTTCTTGTCGTTTTtcagaaatgaggaaaaaacagcagcagggcCACGCCTGTCACATTTCACGCGCGCACGCGCAGTTGGGCCGTGTGGTGGGTGGACAgagatttttgtttattttcgtGATTTGCTAACCAGTAAACGTTTTTTGCTCAAACGCTCACATTTAACGCTAAAAAAGTGTAAACCGCTAAAGATCAACGTGAGCGTATTTCAGCGTGCGAAGTACCGCGTTTTAGCTAGCGGGTTAGCGTGAAGTTGATTAATGTCTCTATAGCGTTAGCTGTTAGCGGACTATGTTAGCACGCTAGCTAAGACTGGACACGGGATATCAAAGTTTAATTAAAACCACCCAGTTACCGTTCGTTTCTTATTGGGTTAACGCTACGATAAAACTCACGGTAAGTCCTCAAATCAGGGTGAGTTTGGGGCTCTTTGAGACAGTTAATGCTGCGGTACCAAGTCATAGCTAACACCGACATTAGCTGGGGAATCTAAGCTATCTGCATGTCCTCTCTAATAATTCCATTTTAATTGGATATGTTTGTGAAATCGACCAACTAGTATTTTAGACTAATTTCAGACTGGTTTAGCTACACAGTGCTGATGCGTCGTTCGAAAGGATGAAGCTGGCTGTGTTTATCTGCTCTAGTGCCTATCAGGGCTAACATTAGCTTAGAAAAAGCTGCAATAAATGTCATCATATATTAAATCCCAATGTAGAGTATATGCGAAAGGAAAACGCCCCTTTCTCAgactataaaatgttttgttttgcatttcagACGAAATGATATGGACATTTTTGCAGAAGACGACCTCTGAGGTGTTCTGCATGCATGAATGTGAGCTATTACTGCAGTGGTTATACTTTCAAATAAGGATTGATCCCTGCAAACAGAcgttatgtgtttttgtttttttgtgtgtgttttttgcactTAATATACCACAGATGCACTTATAATCAAAGCATTTATCCCAAGAATTTTTGAAAATTGTCTAAAAACCCAGAACTACAGAGTATGGTTGTTCTGTTATTAGTAGAATCTATAAActgttctcccttttttttaggtgttttttaATTGTAGTTAAATGGTCCTTGACCAGAGTTTTAATGTTggttaaatatttactttatttcttaTAATACTGTGTTTGGCATACCCATCTTAacacatctctgtctctgttcagATTGCTAAACGTGGGCAGCTTTTGATCAACACCTCTACTGGTAAAGCTATAGAGGATATAGCTGGAAAGCCTCCCCTAGGTTGAAACCTAAGGAGCAAAATGTCCATCACAAACACTCCCACCAGTAACGATGCCTGCTTGAGCATCGTGCATAGCCTGATGTGCCACCGGCAGGGAGGGGAGAGTGAAAGCTTTGCCAAGCGGGCTATTGAAAGTCTTGTCAAGaagctgaaagagaagaaagatgaGCTGGATTCCCTTATCACAGCCATCACTACGAATGGAGCGCATCCCAGCAAGTGTGTAACCATACAGCGAACCTTGGATGGACGTTTACAGGTGCAGTAGCAGATGATGCAGTGTAAAGTTGGCTTAGTAATATGCTCAGTGAAAACTTAAGGAGAGAACACAGAATCATTGTCTCATTAGATTCTCTTTGTTCTTTAGGTTGCAGGGCGTAAAGGTTTCCCCCATGTTGTCTATGCTCGACTGTGGAGGTGGCCTGATCTCCACAAGAATGAATTGAAACACGTGAAATATTGCCAGTATGCCTTTGACCTGAAgtgtgacagtgtttgtgtgaaccCATATCACTATGAGAGGGTCGTCTCTCCAGGCATTGGTAAGTCAGtgatccatatttttttttagcctggctggatatcattattttatgtattttatgttgtgAATGTACAGTAATTGTAGAGATACAGTAAAGGGTTGTGAAGTTTGATGTGAGTTcattgatttgttgatttgagCATTGCTAAAGCTATTACTGGATTGTTATTcctcaaatacatttttaaatatataacattGTTCTACATACTATTCTTAGTGATCATGGATTTCtgtacaatacaataatacattGATAAAGGTACTGCCAACCAACTaacatttattactttattctttttcagACTTATCAGGGCTGACTCTTTCCAGTTCAGGTAAGGAgaacttgtgtttttgctctttCATGGTTTTGAGAATATTCATCAGCTCTAACTTTGTTTGTTATTCTCTGATAGGCCCACTCATGGTGAAGGATGAATATGACTATGATAACCAGCAATCTCACTCCAGCTCTGAGAACCACTTGCAGACTATCCAGCATCCACCATCAAGGCCTGGTCCACAAGAGACCTTCAGCAGCCCCACTCTGCTCCCTCCATCAGAGAGCAGCAGTTCTGCATCAACCTCTGCTTTCTCCACAATCAGTGCTGGACCCTCGAGTGAgacacatactatatatactgtactattagaaacaaatacatttgatCAACTTCAATATTTCTGCTGAAGAAAATATGAATCTAAGGattatccccccccccaccaaaaTACCTGGACATTTCTGTTGTACtgttcattaatttattttaagtttgcACAAATATGGCATCACAATTCTTTTAAATTTATGTCTATAGATCCTACCCCCAactggagcaggagcagcagctttaCTCCTGCGGTGCCTCAGCACCAGAATGGTCATCTGCAGCATCATCCACCCATGCCTCACACAGGGCATTACTGTAAGTAGACGAGGAAAGACCCCCAGTGTCTGAATAATTTATGAATACAATTTATAAGAGATATCAAAttaatatttgcacattttcacagGGCCGGTTACTAATGAAATTGCTTTCCAGCCCCCCATATCCAATCACCCTGGTGAGTGTAAAGaagcaaatgaaaaaatattcataaatttaccctttattatttataaaattgTAACTATGATCGCTATAAACCCTTTGATCTCTGTTTGCTTTTTTCCCAGCTCCAGAATACTGGTGCTCTATTGCTTACTTTGAGATGGACGTCCAGGTAGGGGAGACATTTAAGGTCCCGTCCACATGTCCAATTGTTACTGTTGATGGTTATGTGGATCCATCGGGAGGCGATCGCTTCTGCTTGGGCCAACTGAGCAATGTCCACAGGACAGAGAACATAGAAAGAGCCAGGTACTGATATTTGAAGGTTTTGAATATGACGATATTGTTTATTCAAGCAGGCAGAGTTCTATACATAATAAGTTAGTAAGAgatatgtttttctctttcgGACCTCAGGCTCCACATTGGTAAAGGTGTACAGCTGGAGTGCAAAGGTGAAGGAGATGTGTGGGTGCGCTGTTTGAGCGATCATGCAGTGTTTGTGCAAAGCTATTACCTGGACCGCGAGGCTGGACGCGCTCCTGGAGATGCAGTTCACAAGATCTACCCCAGCGCTTACATCAAGGTGATATTGGAATACCTTGCACATACATTGAAAAGCAGAAATATTCCATGtagtgtgattaaaaaaaacttgagttTTCTCTTTTATGTAATTGCAGTTAAGCCCaagtgtaaaacatgtggaGCATCCTCAGAAAAGTTTAATTCTGTCTTATTAAGGTCATAACTTTGCTCATCACAGGACTTATTTAGTGTTGTAACCAATCTCGTCTCCCACCAGGTGTTTGACTTGCGTCAGTGCCACagacagatgcagcagcaggcagcaaCAGCTCAAGCAGCAGCCGCAGCTCAGGCGGCAGCAGTGGCTGGTAACATTCCTGGACCTGGCTCTGTGGGAGGCATCGCCCCTGCCATCAGTGAGTAATCtaactgtttcttttctcttcagcCAGTGTATTATTTTGATTGCTTCTCAGAATCTCTATTTATACATGCATTTGGTGTCCAGACTAAAATCAGGGACTTTTATACCACCTCAATGCTCTAACTTTCAGAACCAGTTCCTCAAGCctaacactttattttaaagtacacaggattaaacacaaaaaccacaccaaaaccaataaacaaatgtttctagTTATTGATATTTCTGTTAATGCTTCCCTGCAGTTCTTAAATGATCTTTGAAACAGATGTAAATATCAcattgttgttgctggtgtgCCTTACAATCTCTACTGCTACAAGACTACAGTCTGTAAAACACTTGGTGTAAAACGACTTTGCCAGCATTGCTAGCGTTGGATAGCGTGCTGCATTTGGGCCGTTCATCTCTGCTTTTCCCTCAtcgctgtttgttttgtccagcTTCATTTTGCTGTGCGTCAGCCTTCTCTCCATTGTGTCCACATTAACTCATCGTGTATTGTGTTTCCGCTTCTACTACTACTTCTGCGTGTCATGGTTGGCATTCATGTCCTCCAAGCAAAACACAGTGCTGCTCTGTTCAAACAGTAGTGAAACGGAGCTTTGATGCGAAACATCTTTGCTTCAAAGATTATTATCATTTCATCCCAAACTCCACCTTTGTACAACAACAGTAACTTTACTGACATGTCTTTGGTTTGGCCTGTGGTTGCCACGTTGATATGACCGTTGCTGTGTGCTGCTCCTCTGCAGGCTTGTCTGCAGCCGCGGGCATCGGGGTCGATGACCTGCGCAGGCTGTGCATCCTGCGGATGAGCTTTGTGAAAGGCTGGGGACCCGACTACCCACGGCAAAGCATTAAAGAGACACCCTGTTGGATTGAAATCCATTTACATCGGGCTCTACAGCTACTGGACGAAGTTCTGCACACCATGCCAATAGCTGACCCTCAGCCTCTTGACTAAGTTGAAAGACACAATtgtacaaaaacagacaaacacaaaacaaaaatcggACTGTACTCATTACAGACAACTCCACCTATGGGCCCGGAGTGCCGAAGGAGGACTGCAACTTCAGGGATGATGAGTAGGTCATAAGGACTAAGAGTGAGGACGTAAAGATTGGCAGTATACTCCAAACGCACTGCTTTTCCATTCTAGTGCTGGGAGCGGTTGTCAGTTTACTGAACTAGACTCCCAGGTCTGTGTGTTCAGTGACTTCCACACAACAGCTGGAGGAGCATGTGAGTCACACTGGGAGGAGTTAGTAGCATAGTGGAAAACATGCGGCCAAGAGGATGTGCATATGAAAGGAAGCCGGGATTCTGACATTGTTCAATTGGGACTCTACAGTATAATATGCAGTGAAGAAGGCTCTCATATCTTgagtttgatttgaaaaaataaCCTCACACCACTACGAGGAAAAGAATGTGTCCACACCGAGTTTGCTGAATATATGCTGAAATCTtatcaattattcaattaacCTAAATAATGCAGAGAACATGTTGTGCTGTGGGCATTTTCTACTATAATGGTTAAAGATGTTGAATAAGACAGTTGATTGATCTCGTTTGGACTAATTAGTCAGAACCCAATCAACGGAAACTGTTGAGCTGAGCCCGTGTTAGTGGATGCAGAGCTGTTGTATATTCCTGTCAAATGTGAGTTTTGTTGGTGTATACTGCCACCGGTCCAGTCCTCCTTCAGTGGCTCTCTGGTGTGAATATCACTTCATGTAAGTGGAGTTTTATTCCTGCCTTTGCAGATCAGGACATTTATGTGAAATAATGTTATTTACCCCCACCCCCTTCCTTTTGTTGTAAAATATTAGCTTAAAAATGTTTCTCAGAGCTAACGGTCCTCCTTGATGATTTTTGATTCATAGCCCTTCCTTTTtgaatagttgtttttattaatgtaaagATCATTTACAAAGGCCCTTTTTTAGTTGAGCTCagcttctctttttaaaaacagttattCTAGCACCAGGCAAGGCTGTTGAGGCAGTGAGAGTTTTCTACTGAAGTTTTACTAAGTCCCCCAAGTTAATTGAAAagattaaaatactttttttttaaagaaaaatttATTATACACATCAGCGTAATattatttgttgtcatttttttaaaaaaattagaTGTCTTTTAGTGTCTATTAGCACTTTATTAATTTGCCTAagtattttgtcttgtttttgttgtgtggttACTTGTATCCATATAATATCTTAGTATAGTGAAAAATCTAAAAGTGTACACTGGGTCCCAAAGGTCTGAGGCTACTTTTGGACCCCACAAGCGGTGTCTTCCCAAAATCTCTTTTCAGTATCAAATGTTTCACCTGCAGAAGGATCTGTAATGTTTTCTGATGGaaactattttatttgaaaaggcCACAATCTCTGATACTCTAAAGATACATTTGGGTGGATTATCATGATAAGTTAGCTCACTTTCAcccattttaaaatgcacattttctttttagggACAACTCGTTAACGTAGGTAACAGCCGAGGAAGTTGAAGAGGGTTGAACTGTGAGAGGAAGTGTAGCCATATCGATGC
Proteins encoded in this window:
- the smad4a gene encoding mothers against decapentaplegic homolog 4a, translated to MSITNTPTSNDACLSIVHSLMCHRQGGESESFAKRAIESLVKKLKEKKDELDSLITAITTNGAHPSKCVTIQRTLDGRLQVAGRKGFPHVVYARLWRWPDLHKNELKHVKYCQYAFDLKCDSVCVNPYHYERVVSPGIDLSGLTLSSSGPLMVKDEYDYDNQQSHSSSENHLQTIQHPPSRPGPQETFSSPTLLPPSESSSSASTSAFSTISAGPSNPTPNWSRSSSFTPAVPQHQNGHLQHHPPMPHTGHYWPVTNEIAFQPPISNHPAPEYWCSIAYFEMDVQVGETFKVPSTCPIVTVDGYVDPSGGDRFCLGQLSNVHRTENIERARLHIGKGVQLECKGEGDVWVRCLSDHAVFVQSYYLDREAGRAPGDAVHKIYPSAYIKVFDLRQCHRQMQQQAATAQAAAAAQAAAVAGNIPGPGSVGGIAPAISLSAAAGIGVDDLRRLCILRMSFVKGWGPDYPRQSIKETPCWIEIHLHRALQLLDEVLHTMPIADPQPLD